In the Telopea speciosissima isolate NSW1024214 ecotype Mountain lineage chromosome 2, Tspe_v1, whole genome shotgun sequence genome, one interval contains:
- the LOC122649443 gene encoding protein PIN-LIKES 2-like → MLGLFSSPADDMTFETDLLSAVVPLLKLLCLTVIGLILGHPKTQIIPKATFKLLSKLVFALFLPCLIFIHLGESITLKNFTLWWFIPVNVLISTIIGCMLGILVAVICRPPAQYVRFTIIMTAFGNTGNLPIAIVGSVCHTSDHPFGPHCHRTGVAYVSFAQWVSVILVYTLVYHMMEPPLEYFEIVEEDNEIEEQAIGNDVSQPVLVEAEWPGIEDKETELSKTPFIARVFNSLSSFSQNTFPDDLTEEGGGSSSPKSIRCLAEPRMVRRIRIVAEKTPIQHILQPPTIVSLLTITIGMVPQLKAFVFGTDAPLSFFTDSMEILGGATVPSVMLILGGMLAEGPNDSKLGIKTTIGISVARLLVLPLLGIGVVAVADKFHLLVEGDQMYRFVLLLQYTTPSAILLGAIARLRGYAVSEASALLFWQHVFAVISLSLYTFIYFKLLSYV, encoded by the coding sequence ATGTTGGGGCTTTTTTCTTCACCCGCCGACGACATGACCTTTGAAACAGATCTGTTAAGTGCTGTTGTACCTTTGCTGAAACTCCTCTGTCTCACTGTCATAGGCCTAATTCTCGGacaccccaaaacccaaattatCCCCAAAGCAACTTTCAAGCTCCTAAGCAagcttgtgtttgctttgttcttACCATGCCTCATCTTCATTCATCTTGGTGAATCCATTACCCTAAAAAATTTTACCCTTTGGTGGTTCATCCCTGTTAATGTGTTGATCAGCACAATCATTGGTTGCATGTTAGGTATTTTGGTGGCAGTCATATGTCGCCCGCCGGCTCAATATGTTCGTTTCACCATTATCATGACTGCATTTGGAAACACTGGAAATCTCCCTATTGCTATTGTTGGCTCTGTCTGTCATACCTCTGATCACCCGTTTGGACCTCATTGCCACAGAACTGGTGTTGCCTATGTCTCTTTTGCACAATGGGTTTCTGTAATCCTAGTATACACATTGGTTTACCACATGATGGAGCCCCCTTTGGAGTATTTTGAGATTGTTGAAGAGGATAATGAAATTGAGGAACAAGCAATAGGCAATGATGTCAGTCAGCCTGTCCTAGTTGAAGCTGAATGGCCAGGCATTGAGGATAAAGAGACTGAACTTTCCAAGACACCCTTCATTGCCAGGGTCTTCAATAGCCTCTCAAGCTTCTCACAGAATACTTTTCCTGATGATCTCACGGAGGAAGGAGGTGGTAGCAGCAGTCCCAAGTCCATCAGGTGTTTGGCAGAACCCAGAATGGTCAGGAGGATTCGAATTGTTGCTGAAAAGACTCCAATACAGCACATCCTTCAACCCCCAACAATCGTCTCTCTATTAACAATTACCATCGGGATGGTACCCCAACTCAAGGCCTTTGTCTTTGGAACTGATGCTCCGCTTTCTTTCTTCACGGACAGCATGGAGATCTTGGGAGGTGCAACGGTGCCTTCTGTAATGCTTATTCTGGGGGGAATGCTTGCAGAGGGGCCAAATGATTCTAAACTTGGGATTAAAACTACAATTGGTATTAGTGTAGCAAGGCTCTTGGTGCTTCCTTTGCTGGGAATCGGGGTAGTTGCTGTGGCAGATAAATTTCATCTTCTAGTCGAAGGTGATCAAATGTATAGGTTTGTGCTTTTATTGCAATACACAACACCAAGTGCCATCTTGTTGGGAGCAATTGCCCGCTTGAGGGGCTATGCAGTCAGTGAAGCTTCAGCACTCCTCTTCTGGCAGCATGTATTTGCTGTGATCTCTCTTTCGCTTTATACTTTTATATACTTTAAGTTACTTTCATATGTATGA